A portion of the Leptospira kanakyensis genome contains these proteins:
- a CDS encoding 1-acyl-sn-glycerol-3-phosphate acyltransferase has protein sequence MQIAYNDLKQAVLGSGPMGIIIASVLAQKFDPITLWIPDKELVEVLKKRRQTEIMGKTIDLPDHIDIVSSLDAFGRDDWVFHVAVPSRSFLDSVHALLEVLEPTNSYVFSFLTKGILDSKNRKKTGFITYSQYLQNYLKERIFSNASVAVVNGPSLLGEILDEKFSFFNIGSYEKETSEYLADVLSSNFINTSVTDDVVGMEIVGVAKNPMAIASGIVSLLPRYGSNLLGEILSVGFQEVRDLAMRYGARPDTVMGRSGLADFITTATSNKSRNRGFGQKIVGELLSGGEKLSIKDRIEIFFAPRSFIERESTKWHDNVEGTYALSILIELANEIRLPFTLHRTLFDVLTRKQPPDSLIDLICGKKTESKNIPLVVQKKVGLNLTSGIDFQNLLVDRILKHISNVPGTVTRVKKQSSAVIESTQKRLTKATRKKQKLDEVKFASELEIWQRFQNCQKDEENTLVKELVRFYVTEIADNYSPTVRESVLRFVAPIRLFSGGFLKGSMIPHVGGKTEVVKALSSKYNLLYAPTHRSHLDSVEVAYSLFHLGLPVPRYAAGINLMSNPFWEWMLKSLGAYAVDRERTRNSLYLECLTLYSQVMLEQGIPSLVYPEGTRSRTGGIVPVKTGLLTTAVNAFRSSGTEIVIVPISVSYETVPEDNQFCNMPEELGMAGFLAKRSNVYVEFCDPIPISEYAHTEDPTLELSYRITKGWKQYHKILPNQIVAKILAENDFSVEVSQSTMLVEDFISRHDGNYLTKDPEEVWEKGKRILEKRKMIEESNRVVHSKNDALLLYYASMIPEDEDKKY, from the coding sequence ATGCAAATAGCCTATAACGACTTAAAACAAGCAGTTCTGGGAAGCGGCCCCATGGGTATCATCATCGCTTCCGTACTGGCACAGAAGTTCGACCCCATCACTCTCTGGATTCCTGACAAAGAATTGGTAGAGGTTCTAAAGAAACGCCGCCAAACAGAAATTATGGGAAAGACCATTGACCTTCCTGATCATATCGACATAGTCTCCAGTTTGGATGCTTTTGGACGAGATGATTGGGTTTTCCATGTGGCAGTTCCTTCCAGATCTTTTTTGGACAGTGTCCACGCCCTTTTGGAAGTTTTAGAACCCACCAATAGTTATGTTTTTTCTTTTTTAACAAAAGGAATTCTGGATTCTAAAAACAGAAAAAAAACAGGATTCATTACTTATTCGCAATACTTACAAAATTATTTAAAAGAAAGAATTTTTTCAAACGCATCTGTTGCAGTTGTCAATGGCCCTTCCCTTCTCGGGGAAATCTTAGATGAGAAATTTAGTTTTTTTAATATTGGATCTTATGAAAAAGAGACTTCTGAGTATCTAGCTGATGTTCTCTCTTCAAATTTTATCAATACATCTGTTACCGATGATGTTGTAGGAATGGAAATTGTAGGAGTTGCCAAAAACCCAATGGCCATTGCCAGTGGGATTGTTTCTCTTCTTCCGAGATATGGATCCAACTTACTGGGTGAAATTTTATCCGTAGGATTTCAAGAAGTAAGAGACCTTGCCATGCGTTATGGTGCAAGACCCGATACAGTGATGGGAAGATCAGGCCTTGCCGATTTTATCACAACGGCAACCAGTAACAAAAGTAGAAACAGAGGATTTGGACAAAAAATTGTCGGAGAACTTTTGTCAGGTGGAGAGAAACTAAGTATTAAAGATCGAATCGAAATATTTTTTGCACCAAGATCTTTTATCGAAAGAGAATCTACCAAATGGCATGATAACGTAGAAGGAACTTATGCACTCAGCATTCTCATTGAACTTGCCAATGAAATTCGCCTGCCATTTACCTTACACAGAACTTTATTCGATGTTCTTACTAGAAAACAACCACCAGATTCACTGATTGATTTGATTTGTGGTAAAAAAACAGAATCAAAAAACATTCCTCTCGTGGTTCAAAAGAAGGTAGGACTCAACTTAACATCAGGAATTGATTTTCAAAACCTACTTGTGGATCGAATTTTAAAACACATTAGCAATGTTCCAGGCACCGTGACTCGTGTTAAAAAACAATCTTCTGCCGTGATTGAATCCACGCAAAAAAGACTCACCAAAGCCACTCGTAAAAAACAAAAGTTGGATGAGGTTAAATTTGCATCAGAACTTGAAATATGGCAACGATTCCAAAATTGCCAAAAAGACGAAGAGAACACTCTTGTTAAAGAACTCGTTCGATTTTATGTAACAGAAATTGCGGACAACTATAGCCCGACAGTTCGCGAATCTGTTCTACGGTTTGTAGCTCCCATTCGACTTTTCTCTGGTGGTTTTTTGAAAGGATCTATGATTCCTCATGTTGGCGGGAAAACAGAAGTAGTGAAGGCATTGTCTTCTAAATACAATTTATTGTATGCCCCCACTCATAGATCTCACTTAGATTCTGTGGAAGTTGCTTATTCCTTATTTCACTTAGGACTACCTGTTCCTCGTTATGCGGCAGGTATCAACTTAATGTCCAATCCTTTTTGGGAATGGATGTTAAAGTCACTCGGTGCCTACGCAGTGGATCGCGAAAGAACCAGAAACAGTTTGTATTTGGAATGCCTCACTCTTTATTCACAAGTGATGTTAGAACAAGGGATTCCTTCTCTTGTTTATCCAGAAGGAACTCGTTCTCGCACAGGCGGAATTGTTCCTGTCAAAACGGGACTTTTAACAACGGCAGTGAATGCATTCCGAAGTTCAGGAACAGAGATAGTAATTGTTCCCATCTCTGTATCATATGAAACCGTTCCAGAAGATAACCAGTTTTGTAATATGCCAGAAGAATTGGGAATGGCAGGATTTCTTGCAAAACGTTCCAATGTGTATGTAGAGTTTTGTGATCCCATTCCTATCTCTGAATATGCGCATACGGAAGATCCGACTTTGGAACTCAGTTACCGCATCACCAAAGGTTGGAAACAGTATCATAAAATTTTACCAAACCAAATTGTGGCAAAAATTTTAGCGGAGAACGATTTCTCCGTCGAAGTTTCACAGAGTACAATGTTAGTTGAAGATTTTATTTCCCGCCATGATGGAAATTATCTTACTAAAGATCCGGAAGAAGTTTGGGAAAAAGGAAAAAGGATTTTGGAAAAACGAAAGATGATTGAAGAATCCAATCGAGTGGTTCATTCCAAAAACGATGCTTTACTTCTATATTACGCAAGTATGATTCCAGAAGACGAAGATAAAAAATACTAA
- a CDS encoding DUF4442 domain-containing protein, with translation MKKTTSWKKRFKIWLYNFYPPYVGAGIRIKEIAPDFSYFRSEMNLRFYNKNYVGVHFGGSLYSMCDPFFMLILLERLGSDYIVWDKAGNMIFVKPGMGKVIAEFRIPDSEIQRIKDEIDVKKKGDYLFTTDVKNEAGEVIAILEKTVYIRKRGRLPVQNG, from the coding sequence TTGAAAAAAACTACATCTTGGAAAAAAAGATTCAAAATTTGGTTATATAATTTTTATCCTCCTTATGTTGGGGCTGGGATTCGTATCAAAGAAATTGCTCCTGATTTTTCTTACTTTCGATCCGAAATGAATTTAAGATTCTATAACAAGAATTATGTGGGTGTTCATTTTGGTGGTTCTTTGTATTCTATGTGTGATCCATTTTTTATGTTGATCCTTTTGGAAAGATTGGGATCCGATTATATTGTTTGGGATAAAGCCGGCAATATGATCTTTGTAAAACCGGGGATGGGCAAGGTGATTGCCGAGTTTCGCATTCCTGATTCCGAAATCCAAAGGATCAAAGACGAAATCGATGTTAAGAAAAAAGGGGATTATTTATTCACCACTGATGTCAAAAACGAAGCGGGTGAGGTGATTGCGATTCTGGAAAAAACAGTTTATATCCGCAAACGGGGAAGGCTCCCCGTTCAGAATGGATAA
- a CDS encoding DMT family transporter, giving the protein MNLKFLLLLILAMVSWGISWPIGKMIAGTVPVSVLVFWRFLATFLSVIPLLVVMKIPFLLKTGKDYWNVLVGGIIYTFYNQFFFMGLKNGLPGAGGVLVTTLNPIVTFFIVVLVQKKRISKRQVMGLFFGFIGGLVILQVWKISIDYLLLSGNLFFLLCSFVWAILSLNSQSTGKSMSPVTYSFYVYAVGSIIELLFCFNDPSFWKVWDEGFSFWASIFYLTVISTTFGTTVYFYAATRLGSEIASSFIFIVPLSAYLSSYLILNEVIQIPVIIGGSLAILAVYLINSKQKIKEPNL; this is encoded by the coding sequence TTGAACCTAAAATTTTTACTCTTACTAATCCTTGCAATGGTCTCTTGGGGAATCTCTTGGCCCATCGGTAAAATGATCGCAGGCACAGTTCCTGTTTCTGTTTTGGTGTTTTGGCGATTTTTAGCTACTTTTCTTTCTGTGATCCCTCTCCTTGTTGTGATGAAAATTCCCTTTTTACTCAAAACAGGAAAGGACTACTGGAATGTTCTTGTTGGTGGAATCATTTATACTTTTTACAATCAGTTCTTTTTTATGGGATTAAAAAATGGACTCCCCGGGGCTGGTGGAGTTCTTGTCACCACCCTCAATCCCATTGTTACTTTTTTTATAGTTGTCCTCGTACAAAAGAAACGAATTTCCAAACGCCAAGTGATGGGATTGTTTTTCGGGTTTATCGGTGGGCTTGTGATTTTACAAGTATGGAAGATCAGTATCGATTATTTATTGTTATCTGGGAATTTGTTTTTTTTGTTATGTTCTTTTGTTTGGGCCATCCTATCTCTTAACAGCCAATCCACAGGAAAATCTATGTCTCCTGTGACTTATAGTTTTTATGTTTATGCTGTTGGATCTATCATAGAACTTTTATTTTGTTTTAATGATCCAAGTTTTTGGAAGGTATGGGACGAAGGATTTTCCTTTTGGGCTTCCATCTTTTACTTAACAGTCATTTCGACAACCTTTGGAACTACCGTTTATTTTTATGCAGCAACTCGACTTGGATCCGAGATTGCCAGTAGTTTTATCTTCATTGTTCCTCTTTCTGCCTATTTGAGTAGTTATTTGATTTTGAATGAAGTGATACAAATTCCTGTAATCATTGGAGGTTCCTTAGCCATCCTCGCAGTGTATTTAATCAATTCGAAACAAAAAATAAAGGAACCAAACCTTTGA